In Monodelphis domestica isolate mMonDom1 chromosome 1, mMonDom1.pri, whole genome shotgun sequence, the sequence tggactgtctttttttttttaatttttaatcattttattcccAAGACCTTAGCACagtagctggcacatagtaagcacttaataaatactttatttattcattccctGTATTTGTGAAGAACTTTCCTCATATAAGATATGTGTTTAGGGGTTAGTCATAGCTTATATGGTCTGAGGCTTAGCCTACCTTTTCAGAGAGTAAGAGAAGGACCATACCTGCCTTGCCAGTAAAGAAGAAGAATCAGCTAGATCTGGAACCTCCTGGGCTTAGAAATATCTCTTCCAAATTCCGTGGGAACTGGatcaacttccaggaagtgatgcagagcaaaaggagcagaaccaggagaacattgtacacagagactgatacactgtggtacaaccgaatgtaatgaacttctccattagtctccaTTAGATCTCCATGATCACTGAaatgatcatgaacaacccagagggatctatgagcaagaacactatccacattcagagggaaaactgtgggaatagaaacaccaaagaaaatcaacggcttgattacatgggtcgaggggatatgcctgaggatgtagactctaaatgaacatcctaatgcaaacaccaacaacatggaaataaatgggttctgatcaaggacacaagtaatacccagtggaattgcacattggctacacggaaagggtggatggaggggagggagggaaggaatatgatttttgtaaccaaggaataatgtttgaaattgaccaaataaaatttaaaaaaaagaaagaaatatctcCTCCCCTCTCTAAGAGGAGTATCAAGGCAGAATTTTATCTGTATGTAAGCCCGAAAATAGGTTCAGAACCAAAGCCACAACTCTGATGACTCTCAAGAGGTAGGGTAGCCCTTAGCTTATACCTGCCTGTTCAGCCTTGTCCTGCTGAAAGCTAGCTACACAAAGATCTATCTCCGctttgtccctgtctctctcttcccacctttctcttctttctcacctatatttctctgtctctcacctctttctcttttcttctcattcagtctttctcttctccaactATCTCCATCTGTGTCTATCTGCCTTTCCTTCATCATTAGTCCCAGGGGAAAGATGCTGATTCCTTCCAACCTTCAGGTACCCAAATGCTAACATGCCCACCCTCAGGTAAAATGCAGGGTCTAGTTCATATAATGCAGTACAAAGTGCCAAAATACTAGAATGTGAGAACTAAAAAGCATGTTGGAGGGTTCCTTGAATATCTTGTTTTATAAACAAGAATGGTGTGatacagaggaaagagaaggaaccaaGAAATTCTGtgtcacctactatgtgctaataataggctttacaaatattgtctcatttgatcctcacaacagccctgggatacaggtgctattgttatccccattttacagatgaggaaatgaggtaaacagggtttaAATGGCTTGCCAGGGTAGctcatacaactaggaagcacctgaggctggatttgaactcaagtcttcttgactccaggtccatcacttcccactgtaccacctgattttctcctttgatacctagctgccttctaGATAGAAGGTGACTTGTCCCAAGTCATACAACTAAGAATAGAACACAATTCTCCTGTCCTCCAGGCTAAGTTTCTTTACCCAGGagagctgagtttgaatcctggttttATTGCTTGTGATCTCAGGCAAGAGATCTCTGTAAGcatcagtttccaaatctgtaaaacaACAAAGTTGCTAGGAGATctctaaagacctttttctctgaGATTTCTCTTCCTCTGAGCCAAGGCTCTTAGCTGGCTGGTTGACTGGCTGCTCCAAGAATACTTAGGGAGAGTGAAGAACGACAGTCTTGTGAGCTgattctcccacccccaccctcacaTGGCCTGAGCTGAGAGGGAGAAAGGCAGAATTCCTTCTAAACCAGGAGCAGATGTTGGACTGCCGGGAGCCACAGGGATACCAGACAGCAGTTTGTGAAAATATTTCTGACGGGAGTATGTAGGGGGAGGTTTAGGATATCATAGAAGCTGAGGATTTAGAGCTGCAAAGAACCTAGGAGCAGGCTGAACCCTGTTGATACCAGCTCtgaagagctgattgttaaatctTCAGTGTGACCTTTTACACCTCTGCAACTACTttgctatctttgccaagaaaagaccCCAGAAGGGGTaaggaagagtcaggcatgactgaaacaactgaacaacagcaatagtTGGCAAATActtacaaatcaaggcttgatttattgttttgttgattgttgaggctcaagaaagtgatggaggaaatgttaaaatgcagattaaaagtAAAAGCATGTCTAGTGTACATTTTTTGCTCcaagagctagttgttaaacatttaccggCATACCTCTCATAGATGTCTTTCTTACACCTCCCCTTCCATCACTAaccccattttaaagaagaaaataaaatagggagtttaagtgacttgctcagggcaaTTCAAGTAGAAAATACTAGAGTTGAGACTCAAACCTAGACCTCCAAATCCAGGGTCCTTTCCCCTACACTAGACAGATAATGGAGCCACCAATTATTCAGTAAGCATCTGATTATCTTAATAATCTCACATCTaacatgtgccaggtactgtattaAGCACAGTTaaaccctttcttcttttttttaaacctttatcttctggcttagaatggCCCAACCTTTTGGAGGACCTTAAATGCTGGATTaaggaatttggaattttttaataGACGGTAAAAATTAGGTAAATGAAGAGATAGCAcatttatcctttgttttttaaacccttacccttctcTCTTAGGATTGGTTATATGAAACCGAGTAATGGTTCCTAGATGGAAGAGCTGTAgataactggagttaagtgacttgtccagggtcacactgctaggatgtgtctgaggccagatctgaactaagGACCTCTTGTCtgtaagcctggttctctatccattagcCATCTAGCTGTGActttatacaaagaaaggcaaaaactcaaggagctcacattctaatggaggagacaaaataTAAATGACTATGTACATTCCATACTCTAAGATATACTGgaatatcccaaaagtcttagtgaggTTTTGAGCTATTAAAAGCTTAAATAAATGGAacctaatgggagaaagaaatgcaaaaagggAGGTGGGGAGCAGTGGTCGGAAGAGGCCATGCAGTATTTAGAATGATTCCTTTAGATTAGAAATtagattagaaattagaaattaaattagattagattagaaagATCACAGTAGGACAGCTAAATATTACAGTAgctagagtgccagacctgggataaggaagacctgagttcaaaggtgacctcaaacacttactagctgtgtaaccctgggcaagtcacttaattctgctgacctcaattttcctcatctgtaaaatgagttagagaaagacATGGCAAATAACTCCTGTATCTCTgacaagaaagccccaaattggAGTTCCAAAGAGTTATggacaactgaataacaacaaagatCACAACCCTTCCATACTTTCTTATCCTGTAGGACTCTTGTGATCTTCCTCCCAGTAAACATCCTCCTGGTGGTTCTTCAGTCTCTTGGCACTCCTAGAACACCAATGATGCATACAAGCTAGCTAGCCTGATTCCTGGTCTCTCACTGGCCCATTTTCTGGTCATACATCTCTACTGTGATCTATTTTACATTGTTCAACAGCTCTCTAATTATTAATATCATGAAGCCTTAACTATTATCTCTAGTACCTTCCTTTATCTCTAGTACCTTCCTTTTATTGATTATCTACAATTTCCTGTATACAgcttgtttgtacacagttgttttcATGTCATCTTTCCCACTTAGACTCaaatcaatcagtcaaaaaaacatttagtaagcacctgttatgtgccaggcactgggtaaGCTCTGGGAATATCAAAAATTGCCAAAAACAGTgacagcccctgtcctcaaggagttttgcctctttttgtatcccaggCTTTAAGGCAAGTGCATACTCACAATAGACACTTAAAATGCCTACTGACTGAAACAGGAAGACGCATGTATGCCAAAAGTGAGTGTGCCACTGTCACCGAGGATGTCTAGTACTGAGTCTGAATGGCAGGAGGTTCTTCCCCAAAGATGTTGAAAGCCTCCAGATACACCTGTTTGCAGGCAATTTTGTGCAAATTACATCGTCTCAGGGGAACCTTCTAAATGAAATTCCCTCCAAGGAGGCAGTATGATGTGTGAGCCCTGTATTTGGAAGGATAGGACCCGAGTTCAGATCTCAACCCTTGTTGTTACCATCATTGTCATCACCAAGTCACTGCCATTgctgttttcttcttctctttccttcttcctcttcttctccacttcctcctcctcttcttctttttcttcttcctcttcttccttcttcttccccttgCTCTCTgtcttcataacaactctaaCAACTTTAGCTGGCTCAACAgatacagagccaggcctggagatgggaggtcctggattcaaatttgacctcagatgcttcctagctgtccaaccctgggcaagtcacttaaccccccaatGGTTAGCCCTtcatatttttctgccttagagccaatgcacagtattgattctaagacagaaggcaagggtctaaaaaaagagagagaagagcaaagagaaggcaaatggtgttaagtaacttgcccagagtcccccATTGCCTTCTTCGGTGgtctcctcatctatgaaatgtgaTCCTTGAAGGAGATGATGTCTATGATCCTGTCTCATTCTCAGACCTTTTATTCCGATGAAATTTCAGGACCCCATGctctttcctcttctcaaaaAGCTGGTATAGCTctgtaataagtaataataataataataatagtggtagtctctcggtgaccgagaatgacgattgtctttgtgcattatcatctattgatgtaccctcctgtggctttggagtccaaaggctgaggcgcagagcttgtggcacatggggcctgggacgccagttgttacgggaggtgcggttgtagcctggtgtcggcgttcatgcgaagcggcaagacgtcgacgtcgctcatcttcaaaggtggaggAGGCATGGTTAAtatgggtttgccagctgcttctgtcagaggcagcgagttctagttgctttggtgtaatgccagcccacttcaagttggactttagctgatccttgaatcttttctttggtcaaccttgtttcctgagtccagctgacagttccccatagaatatctgtcttggtattcgctgtgggtccatgcggataacgtgtccagaccatcgtagctgggttttgaggaccaggacttcgatgctggtggagttggttctgtcgaggacttcctgattggtgattcagtcctgccatgggatcctcatgattgaccggagggagcgttggtggaattgctccagctgtttcatgtgcttccggtacagtgtccatgtcttgcaaccatacaggagcgagctgaggaccactgcattatacactttgagctttgtcgcagtgcttacacctctgtgttggaggactttgcagcgcagccgcccgagtgcctggctggccttttggatcctggcattaatctcgtggtctagggacccgtcgttggcgatggtgctgcccaggtacttgaaagtgttgacgttagaaatctgtgtgccatcaattgtaatgcatggctggtttgttggcctccctggtgcaggttggaacagcatctctgttctgctgaggctgatagtcaggccaaacagttttgttgtggtgaaGAACCTGttcacaatggtttgaagatgattttcttggtgggcaatgagagcacagtcatctgcaaagagagcttccaggatgagtctctctgttgtctttgttttgcagtcaggcggcgaaggtcgaataatgagccatccagtctgtatttgatgtagacgcccaggtctagatccatcacagcatgtcataatacttgggtgaaaaataggttgaatagtaccagagcgaggacacagccttgtttcacgccattggagatgttgaagcgatctgaagtctctccaccagataggacttcccctgtcatcaACAAGAAAgtgctggatcagtttgacaaattttgctgggcaaccaagcttgctaaggatcacccacaattcGTCCCTATTCACTAtatcgaacgcctttgtcaggtctatgaagacaatgtagagactcaggttctgctcaaggcatttttcctgcatttgcctcaccatgaagaccatgtcgatggtgctatgatctggtcggaagccacattgtgattcaggcaggttctgctctgaaacagatgacaggagtctgttgaggaTAACAccggcaaggatctttccagcagtggagagtagttaGATGcctctgtaataataataataataataataataataataataataataataataatagctagcattcatatagctTTTAAGGTATGGAAAGAACCTCACAAATTTTATCTTGTTAGATCTCtacaacaaccatgggaggtatACACTATTAGTAttaccattttagagatgagtaatCAGAGGCAATAgatatgaagtgacttgtccaaagttacacagccagtaagtgtctgaggctgaatttgaattcagctcttcctaactccaagttcaacAGTCATCTACTCTACTAGAGATGTTTGTAGAAGGGCCATTGTAGAAGAAGAGACCTGAGCTAATTCTGATTTGGGCTATCCTAAAGCTAGGACTAATATAGCCTTTCCCCTATTGGAGAGTCCAATATTATTAGTTCTGGTCTCTTCAACAATAATgcttaaagatttgcaaagcccataatttcatttgatgttcaaaacaaccctgtgagaaaGGTGCTATTTAACacctatttaacagatgaggaaactgaggaggagagattaagggacttgcccagggccaagcAGCTACCAAGTCTTTTCtggcaaatttgaattcaggttttctcaaCTGCACCACCTAGTGGCCTTTGAGAAAGAAGGCGATGGCAGGTTTGTAGATCTCTGGGAAGGATCcagggaggaaaggaagtggtGCTTGGGTGGGTGGGAGGACGTAAGGGGGGAGGTCgatagaagagagaggggggtggCTAGGAACAAAACGGAGAAGGGCCCCCTTTTCGTCAGAGGCGAGGGTAGATGTCAAGAgggtagaggaggaagagaagggaaatccTCGGGAAAACAGCCTCAGTAATATAGGAGAATCTGACAGGTTTATTCTGCCCCTTACCCTTCTCCTGCCCCTGCTCAACCACACCAGCTAGCTCAGTAGTACCCGCATTCTCAGAGCTACTCCATGCATGTGCGAGGTCAGCCTTCTCCCCCCGGCAGGTGTCGCCCAGTAGTTTAACCCTGTCTCCCCCTCTCGATGGTACAGTCTATCCGACTCCTCCCCAGTCCAGGAGCCCGCAACGcctcctccattttctcctccccTACGCTGCGTCTCTCTTCCGGCCCCGCCCCTTTCGGGATGCTGTTCAGGCCCCACCCCTGGTttcgccccgccccgccccgccccttctccctcccctccatgctTTACGATCACCGTACGGCATTTTTGCCGCAGCCGCAGCCGcagccgctgccgctgccgccgtcGCCGTTGCCGGTGAGGGGAGGTGAAGAGAGGTGAGCTGAGGAAAGGGGCGTCGGCAGGCGGGCCGGACTGGGCTGGCGGTGCAGGTGGAGGAGACGGGACACGGAGTCCCGGGATAACTCAAGCAGACGCCGAGGAAGGCGCCGACGGCCTCGGCACTTTGTCTCCTCCGCTCGGGTCCCGCCACCGTCGCGGGAAGCCGCCCAGCGCCCACCGAGACCGAGGCCCGGGCTCCACCACGGCCCGGCCGGCCGGGCCAATGCTCGACTTGGAGGTGGTGCCCGAGCGATCGCTGGGCAACGAGCAATGGGAGCTCACGCTAGGTAAGTACGGGGCCCCAGGAGGGGCAGAAATACCCCGAAGGGACGCCAAGAGagggagaatgtgtgtgtgtgcatacggGAGTGAGACACCCCTTTCTGGGGGGGATGGTCTGAGTGTGTCTCATACTCATTGCCAGGGGacgagggtgggggtgggggtggggggctggctGAGACACCCTGTCCGGGGTGAGAAGTTATGAATGCTTTTAGGTGAATGTGACTTGAGTGCGAAGCTGGAAGCGTGGGTGTGTGGTCCCGAATGTGTGCCCGTGACCAAGTGTGAAACTACTCGTATGCCTCTCACCCCATAACTTACCCTGACCGTGTGTGTGTGCCCTAGATAGGTTGGTGTGGGTACACACACGGGTATGTTCAAGACTCCGTTCCCCACtcatgaatttagggttagggttacccGATTTGAGCTGTGCGTCGTTACTGGCACCGGTAATAGcttggcagaggcaggattttccTTCCTCACCCTGAGAAATAACCCCAGGGCAAGTGGGGAGGAGATGAGAGACTCCCTGCCCACCCCCAGTTCCCACTAGTGTTTTCCTCCGACTCCGGACATCTCCAGTCTCCTCCGTCCAGCTATTATTgctcaagacaaaaaaaagagtCTCCCAAGCCTAGATTCTGTGGGGAAGGGGACCTGTTCTCCCCTATACAGCCCCCTTTAAAGGGGTCTAGTTCTGGatggaaagattgaaggcaaaaggagaaagggtGGCAGATGATGAGATAGTTAATGAAAGCAACAACATGAGTGTGGACAGCCTTGGAGACAGTGGAGGATAGAAGTGTCAATGGTCACAAAGAGCTTGACACTGAATAACAACAGGTCAGGGTGGAAGCTTGAGGTCCAACACTTAGTATAGTGTCTGCCCTATAATAGATTTTTTAGATCaagtcatttattaatttatttattattaagtgCCTGCCTATGGctggagatgcaaaaaaaaaaagcaagaaaaataaactcccttttctcaaggagctcccactTTAATTACTAAATCTAATTAAGCTTAACATTAAGTCTTAATAAAGACTTTTAATATGACTTAATATTAAGTCTTTATTAAGCTTAATAAACGCTGGTTGACTGACTGGAGGTTTGTCCCTCCATTCCTTCTGTTTCTTGTTTGTTGGTTTTCCCTGTTGATTCCTGAGGTtaatccctcccccttcccagccAGATCTTCTTCACCTTTCTGTTTACTTGGGCTTGGATTGGTTTGCTCATGTTAGTAACACGAGTGCCCGGTATTTCAGTGTGTGGCCTCTaggaaaaggagggggagggagaagttgTTGTTGCAAACAAGTTGTGAATCTCTTTTATGTTTTAAGGCACCTTTCTAAACACTTTCCCACTAAAGACCCTGCCTTCCTCATTTCGCCTCGTTGAAGTTCAACATATTCTGAGTAATTTAGTGGTGATTTAGTTTGCACCCAAATATACAGACTCCATCCTTACTGTACTGACAAAATTGCCTTTGTTTTAAGTACCAAGAGAGATTTTTCATCTCTTAAGTTACAGACCTTGATGGGGTATAATGACTAAAAGTTCCTTTTATCTCAAGGACTGTTTGATTTTTGTCTCTTGTCTTCAATGCCTGGCACAGTGGTGCTTACTAAAAATTGGTTGAATTCAATTAAGTGAAAATTTGTTTCTTAGGTACTCCTTCTGGGGCCTCAACTATGGttgcttttcctttattttctggaCTGTTCATAGTGTGATgacaaactcaaatggaaatacTAGGCTCTTTTGAGAGAGtgatttgtttttgtgtttttaatcAGCTATTCTCAGAAGTCTTAGCTAGGGCTAAATAACATAGCTTCATCCAAATAAGAAAGAACAGAATTAGTAATTTAGTGGAATTACATccttttttctaaatctattcaAGTTACTGTCTAGTGTAAAAAGCAGAGCAGAGTTCAAGGTTGAGCTTTGAAATTACCTTACTGTGTTcaactccctctccttcctccaaacACGATTATCCATGCTTGGTCTCATCTTCAAAGAGTTAGACAAACCACAATTGCACAATGAAAGAGTACCTCACAATTTGAAGCTGGAATCTGAATATAATtggaatgaatatttaaaatcttATGGGTCAGGAAAGAAGGAACATGATAATACTGAAGCAACCAAGTTGACAGTTTAGTTGTTTGCCCTATTATAACTCATCTTTAAGTACTTTCCTCcaagacctctctctctctctctctctctctctctctctctctctctctctcatcctattggttctaaggcagaagaatggtaagggctaggcattggtggttaagtgacttgctcagggtcacacagctaggaagtgtctgaggtcagatttgaacctaggacgtcctttcactaggcctggctctcaacccactgagccacctagctatcccttcaCCTTTCTCTCTTTGCTGACCTCTAGCCTTTCCTGGAACTCGAAGTAGAACTGGTAGGTAAATGATAAGTCCAGCTTTTCAGCGTTAACCCCTGGAAAACCAGGTCCCTACTGTACAAAAACTGACTTTCAGCTCTTCAGTCTTGAAATGATAAGGGAATTATTTCTTCCCTTGATCATCCTGTTCAAAGAAGCAATTTTAGGAAGAGATTTTGATGCTTCAGCATTAGTGGAGAATTTTGAAATTCACTTATTTGTAAATTTAATTTGATGTTACTTTGgagatatataatttttttaatggaaggggCCTTTGAGATCACTTAGGCTATTCCTCCTCACAAGTGGTTGAGATTGAAAGGCATTTGTGCAAGGTCATACAGCCATGAGATTTGAACTTACCATCTTCCAACTtcagatccagtgctctttctactctgCCAAGTTCACATTCGTAGaatgcttttttcctctttataatcttatatattttatttaatcatttataaacattattcttttttaataaaaaaaagttataccaattataaatattaacaaaACACAAGTTTTCCTTAGTTATACAATTGACTTATCTTCTTCCCTTCATCCCcttcccagtgctggcaggcGATTTggtttaccttcagtcttggattccaagacagaagagtggtaagggctaggcaatgagggttaaatgacttgcccactaggaagtatctgagtccagatttgaacacagatctctagatctgactcaatccactgagccacctacccacCCCCCAAATAATGCTTTGTGTACttctaagatcatagatttagagccatgTTGGGACCTTGAAGTCATCTACTCCAGCTCtctttatttgatatttttacgATTTTCATTAACATGAAAAAATTCAGCTTTATACAAataggagcttttttttttaaaggaaaagtaagTTTACAATTTGTTTTGCAGTTGTTGCACAAAAGTTAATGCTATTCCAACTCATTCTGAGATTCAGTAAAGATTTGGAGCAAGGCcattgatttaaagaaaaaattccaatttTCTTCTAGAAAACTGATAactaaaatgagatttttgttaAAAAACAGGAGAATCCATGCCTGAGTAACTTACTACATATTTGGATACAAAGAATATATATGTGCTAGATAAACAGATTTGCATTATTTGAAGTTGTAATTCTAAAAATGTGGTATTTGGTTCTAATCCAATGGAAATATGTAGGTTGAATACAAGTAATCCAACCATCTCACAGGGGAATTCATTAGTTACACTAATAGGGAACTAGCTGAGAGAGTACATTAAGTCCAAGTCTAGAGCAGGAGGTATTTCCAAGAGTGGGTCTTTCAGATTCCAGGTCCCCAAATTCCATCTACTGTGACCCCCTACCTGCCTCTTGCCAACTGATTTAATAATATAAGGAAGAATTCCTTTCTTTGCATGTAAACAGTTGGGAAACAATATGTTTTTCTATTTCTGACAGAGCATACTGAGTTACTGAACCATTTTTGGAATATTTGTTCTTCTGGGACAGTATAATTTTATAGTATCAGtgttttgttgtctttttatAACCTAAGGTATCAGGCTAGTTTTTTTGGAGTCTTTCtcatcccctctccttccctaggATATATAGAATTGAGTGATTTAGTTATCAATAAGTCTTTAAAACtttatacaaatcaaaacaactctgaggtaccacctcacaccttgcagattggctaatgtgacaggaaaggaaagtgataagtgttggaggggatgtggcaaaattgggacactaatgcattgctggtggagttgtaaattgatccaaccatttcagaaaggcaatttggaactatgcccaaagggctttaaaagactacctgctctttgatccagccatagcactgctgggtttgtaccccaaagagataataaggaaaaaaacttgtacaaaaatatttatagccacgccctttgtggtggcaaaaaattggaaaatgaggggatgcccttcgattgtggaatgactgaacaaattgtggtatatgttggtgatggaatactattgtgctcaaaggaataataaactggaggaattccatgggaactggaacaacctccaggaagtgatacagagtgagagtagcagaaccaggagaacaccgtacacagagactgatacactgtggcacaattgaacgtaatggacttctctactagtagcaattcaatgatccaggacaattctgagcgacttatgagaaagaactgtgggagtagaaacacagaagaaaaacaattgcttaatcacatggtttgatggagatatgattggggatgtagaccctagtgcaaatatcaataatatggaaatgggtcttgatcaatgatacatgtgaaatccagtggaattgctcattggctatgggagggggataagaagggtggagagaaagaacatgaatcatgtaaccatggaaaaatactattaattaattaattaaacttttttaaaaataaaggaagtttcCTCAACAATGAAAGAAAACTTAATGATAggttcatatgaaaaaaatgtatataaatttaattttacatcCATGTCATACCAGTGTGGAAAATAGATCAGCAAATTTGACTTGTCCGTTGTCAAGTGAAaagcaagcagttgtttttttgtgCTCCTAATACTAATCCAGAGCTTTGTTTAGCAAACATACCATTAGAGCAAATTTTGCTGTTTTTTCCCCAAGTGGATCACACACCCTTTTCTCTCATATAGGTACAGCTTCTTTACTAAGTTTTTATCTGTTATTTTTGGAGATTGGAGGAATAATTCTTTGGGTCAAAGACTTCAGATATGTATTACTAATCAGCAGTGTCCCTTGGTCTAATTGGCCAACACATACTTCCTATCCTGGTGACTGAATAGTTGATTGAAGAAACTGATCTCAAGTTGTTGGAGAATCACTCTCTTCCTAGGAGAATGACCTTTTTTGGGTTAACACATGGTATATGGTTAAAATAGCTACATCACATGCTTCATCTTTAAGCATCTATTTCCTTATGTGATTAATTCCAGTAAGGTTGATCTTGTTTGTCTCTTGTTATATtcctgtaaaaaagaaaaaaaatggtgtgAAATAACTGTGTGGTCCAAAGGGAAAGATCCAGTCATAAAAGTCGGAAggtctgggttcagattctggctCTGT encodes:
- the LOC130455130 gene encoding uncharacterized protein LOC130455130; the protein is MVFMVRQMQEKCLEQNLSLYIVFIDLTKAFDIVNRDELWVILSKLGCPAKFVKLIQHFLVDDRGSPIWWRDFRSLQHLQWRETRLCPRSGTIQPIFHPSIMTCCDGSRPGRLHQIQTGWLIIRPSPPDCKTKTTERLILEALFADDCALIAHQENHLQTIVNRFFTTTKLFGLTISLSRTEMLFQPAPGRPTNQPCITIDGTQISNVNTFKYLGSTIANDGSLDHEINARIQKASQALGRLRCKVLQHRGVSTATKLKVYNAVVLSSLLYGCKTWTLYRKHMKQLEQFHQRSLRSIMRIPWQD